TGCGGTCGATCCCCGGACCGGATGGGACGGCGGCGGTTCTGGTCGGGGTCACCTACGAAGCGGTGGATCCGACGCCCAAGACGTTTGATCTTGCACTCGCCCTCGTCGGCACGGTGGGTTTCTTTTTGTTCTGGCTGGGACTGCCGTTCTGGACCTTCCTCGACGCGCGTTCCCGCGGAGATGGCCGCGCCGCCGTCCTCTGGGGTCTGTTTGTCCTGGTCGCGAACGCCGCCGGGCTGCTGGCGTATCTGCTGGTTAAGCGCCGCAGTCCGTGATCCGGACGGCGAAAAGAAGGCCGCGGCGAATCCGCCGCGGCCTGTTTCTTGGCCGGGAGTGAAGGTTGGCGTTGCCGGGATTGTCTCCGCGGGCGGGATGATGCGCCGCCGAGGGACTGCTGAATCAGCCGGCGGAAGAAAATGAACGGCGCGGACGGATTTGTCCGCGCCGAGAACAAACGCATCGTAAGGCGTACCGTCACCGCGGGATGGCGAAGGCTTTCCCGCGGTTCATTTTTGCGTCCCGCTCTTCATCAAGTCTTCCCCCTCGCCGGTGGCGGCGGACTTAACGGCGCTGGCGATCCCGACGCCGCCGCCGACGACACCTGCCAATCCGAAGACGAGTTTAATGATTAGAATGCGGGCTGTGTTCGCCATCAGCACGGCGTTCACAACCTTTTCGGCGTCGAGCGGGGGTTCCAGCGCAGCAAGAATCGGAAGAAGATCCATACAGGCCGAATAAAAGGAGAAAGCCCCGATCGACAGGAACAGGATGCCGAGCGCCACCAGCAAAGGCATCCTCCGCTGGTGGACTTCCTTCTGATCCAAGTCGATGACTTGTTCGACGAACCGCTTGGATAAGTTCCAATCCCAGCCGGTGCGGTGGCATATTTGGAAAATGATGTCGTTTGGTTTTTTATGGCCGGCCAGGCTGGAAACCACCCACTTGCGCAATTCCGGGTATCGGCTGGCGTCGATGTCCTTGATGTTTATGCTGCCGTTGTACATCGCACCTCTCAATCCCCGGCATCGCGCTCGGTTTCGACCTCTTCCGGATCCAACCGGACCCACAGCATCAGCAGGTGCCCTTCCTGGGTGGACACGTAGCGGGCGGCCTGGATCGGCGCTTGGGCGACCCGTCCGTCGGGGGCCCGGAATTCCAGGACGATCGGCTCGCGCTTTTTCCAGGCGTGGTAGCACCGTTCGACCAGCGCCGGCCCGTTGAACGTCCGCATCCGCGTCAGGGCGGACCGGTACGGGCGCACGCTGTCGCCCAGGCTGGCGGGCCATGCCGCACCCGGATCTTCGAACACGGGCGGCGGACCTTCGATGATGGTGATCTTTTGTTGAGCGCTCATGATTTTATGCGACCTCATAATACCATGGTTGCTGTTCATGGCGGATAGAAGCGACCTAAAAAAGCCGATCAGATCGACCACGGCTCCTTCTTCCACTGCTATAATTCCTGTCAGGATAACGAGCCGGGAAGCCGTACATAACAGCTTTTTATCCGGAATATACGCGGAGGCCTATGAAACAAGACCTGGACCGTCTGATGCAGGAACGGGATCTGGATGCCCTGTGGATAACCGGGCCGGCCAACCATAATCCTTCGATGGTGTACTTCACCGGAGTGGCCAACATCACCCGCGCCGATCTGATCAAAAAACGCGGGGACCCGCCGGTCCTGTTCCATTACCCGATGGAGCGGGAGGAAGCGGCCCGGACCGGCCTGCGCTGCCGGAACCTGGGCGACTTCCGACTCGGGGAAATCTTGAAGGAGGCCGGGGGCGATCCGTCCAAGGCCGGGGCGATCCGCATGGCCCGGATCTTCCGCGAGTTGGATGTGAGCGGGCGGGTGGCGGTCGGCGGAAACGTCGAGCTTTCCGGAGCGTATGCGCTGCTGGCGAAGCTCCCCTCGCAAGCGCCGGACATCCGCTTGGTCGGGGAAGGCGGCGATCCGATCCTTCTCCGCGCCCGGGCGACCAAAAGCGCGGAGGAAATCGAACGCGTTCGTTCGATCGGGAGGGTCTCCACGGCGGTGATCGCCGAGGCGGCCGAGTTCCTGGCGTCGCACTCGGCGAGGGGAAGCACGCTGGTCGGCCGCGACGGGGAGCGGCTGACGATCGGCAAGATGAAGGCGTTCATTCGGCTCCGGCTGGCGGAGCGCGGCGCGGAGGCTCCCGAAGGACTCATCTTCGCCCAGGGGCGGGATGCGGCGATACCGCATTCGACCGGGACCGACGCGGATCCGGTCGAGGCCGGCAAGACGATCGTCTTCGACCTGTTCCCGTGCGAAATGGGGGGCGGCTACTTCTACGACGTCACCCGCACGTGGTGTCCGGGATTCGCAACCGAGGAGGCGGAGCGGCTGTACGAACAGGTGCGCCAGGCCTATGCCGACGCCGAAGGGAAGATTCGCGCGGGCGTGCCGGCCAATCAGGTCCAGCCTGCGGTTTGCGACCTGTTCGAATCGATGGGCCACCCGACCATCCGCACCGATCCTCAGACGGAGTGTGGATACGTGCACACCGTCGGCCATGGAGTGGGGTTGGACGTCCACGAATCCCCCTCCTTCCTGTACGCCGAATCCAACCGCGATGTGGTGGAGAAGGGGGCGGTGTTCACCATCGAGCCGGGCTTGTATTATCCGGAGCGGGAGATGGGCGTGCGGTTGGAGAATACCGTCTGGGTCCGGCCGGACGGCGCGGTGGAAGTGGTCGCGCCGTATCCGATGGACCTTGTTCTCCCGTTGCGGAAGGGGCCGAAGGGCCGGGCCGCGGACCGGATCCGGACTCCCGTCCGCCGCGCGCGCCGGGCGGCGCGGACCGCTTCCGGCAAGCGGAAAACCGGCCGGCGGCCGGGATAGGCGGAGCGATGAGTCCGTCCAAGGTTCCCATAGCGGAAGTGCGGATTCTCGGAATTGAAACCTCCTGCGACGACACCGGCGCCGCGGTCGTTGCGGACGGCGTGCGCATCCTCTCCAATGTGCTCCTCTCGCAAAGTGAACTTCATGCCCGCTACGGCGGAGTGTTTCCGGAGATGGCTTCGCGCAGCCACGTCGAGACGATCGAGCCCGCCGTCCGGCGGGCGCTCGAGGAGGCTCATCTGACGGTGGGGGAATTGGACGCCGTGGCGGTCACGCGCGGACCGGGTCTGGCTGGATCGCTGGTGGTGGGGGTCAATGCCGCCAAGGGGCTGGCGCTGGCGGCGGATCTTCCGCTGCTCGGAATTCACCACCTGGAAGCCCACATCCATTCCCTATGGCTGGGGCGCGAGGAGGAAGACCTTTTCCCCGCACTGTGCCTAATCGTCTCCGGCGGGCATTCCGATCTGTACGTAATGGAGGGGCACGGCCGATACCGCCGATTGGGCGGAACCTTGGACGATGCGGCCGGCGAGGCGTTCGACAAGGTCGCGCGGCTGCTCGGTCTGCCGTATCCGGGCGGACCGGCGATCGAGGAGGCCGCGCGCGACGGGGATCCGGAATCGATCCGCTTCCCGCGCGCTTGGCTGGAGGATTCGTGGGATTTTTCCTTCAGCGGATTGAAAACCGCCGTTCTGCGCGAGGTCCGGCGACTTCAGCCCGATATCGCCGCCGGAGTCGACGCCCCCACGCCGGGATTGCCGGTACCCAATTTGGCGGCGGCATTTCAAGCGGCGGTGGTCGACGTCCTGGCGCAAAAAACCGTCAAGGCCGCGCGCGAAACCGCGGCGAAGGAAATCCTGGTGGCCGGCGGAGTGTCGGCCAATCAGGCCTTGCGCGGAGCGCTGCAACGAACCGCGCCCTGCCCGGTGCGGGTACCGCCGCTGGAACTGTGCACCGACAACGCCGCGATGGTCGCCGCCGCCGGCTACTTCCGGTTCCAAGCCGGACACCGCACCTCGCTCAACGCCGATGTGGAGCCGGATTGGGAGCTGGTCGAGGCGTAGCGGCTGGCGGACACACCCACCCGGCCTGCCTACGGAGGGAGCTCCGATCGCGCCGTTCGCCCGAATATTCGATCTAAGATCCGCGCAGGACCCACGTTTTTCCCGCAAGCCGAATACTCCGCTTGCCTTTGATCCGAGTAGGGTTTGGAAAAATGCCGGCGGGCCGAGACCCGGCTTTCCCGGGCGACTGCGATCCGGGAAGGGCATATCCGCCCATTCCTTTTTTGTAGCTCCTCAGCCTATCCCTCATCCCATTCTTCTCCCAGCCCATCTCTCAAGATAGGTGGCTTCGAATAATTTCGTTTTTTTCCGCTGTTGTCGGGGTGGGAAAAGGTGCCCGAACCTGCCCCGGAGCGCCTATCCCGAACAAGGCGAGGGAAAGCGACGGGAGGGCGGATGAAGGGCAGGCTGAGGAGATTTATTAATGCGAAGGGAGGAGGGAGCTGATTGCCAATAGCGGATCCAATCGCAATTGCCGCCCGTTAAATTTTGTTTTATGCTCGCCGGAATTCTTTCCGCCCCGAAGGAGCGGGGGGACGGATATTGACGATTTTACAATCCTCGGTTAGAATACTTCTACAACAACGGGGAGCCCGTATCCGGGCTGAGAGGAAGGCGCCCAACCTTCGACCCGCAGAACCTGCTCCGGGTAATGCCGGCGGAGGGAAAACGTGGCTAACAGTCACCCTCCGCAACGGAGGGTGTTTTTTTATGCCGACGAACCGCGCGGTGATTTTCGCCAATGGAATCCTGCCGAATGTGCCAGCAGCCCAGCGGCTTTTGCGGGAAGGCGACTTCTGGATCGCCGCCGACGGCGGGTGCCGGCATGCACTGGCTTGCGGCCGCGCTCCGGATGTCCTTGTCGGCGATCTTGATTCCATCCCCAATGGAATCCGCCAAACCCTCGATCGCGCCGGAACCGTCGTGAAATCGTTTCCCGCCGAAAAAAATGAAACCGATCTCGAGTTGGCGATCCGCTTCGCAGTCCGGGAGGGATTTGCCGCCGTGCTGATCCTGGGGGGCTTGGGCGGCAGGACGGATCAAACTTTGGCCAACTTGGCTTTGCTTTTTGATGCAGAGCTGGCGGGGATCAACATCCGGATCGACGACGGGCGCGAAGAGGCGGTAAGAGTTTGGAAGCGGACGATGTTGCGGGGGGCTCCGGGCGACACCGTCTCCCTGTTGGCGTGGGGCGTCCCTGCGGAGGGTGTGACGACCGAGGGATTGAAATATCCGCTGTCCGGAGAAAGGCTTCTCCCGCATAAAACCCGCGGAATAAGCAACTGCATGCTGGCGGACGAGGCGGCGGTAACGGTGCAAAAAGGAGCATTGCTATGCATTCACACGCGATCGAACATCAAACCCGCAAGCATGTAGGGTTGGGGCGTTGCTTGCCGGCCGTTCTCGGGACGTCGGTCCTGCCTTTGATCCTTCTGGCCGGATGCGCGGCGCCGGCGGCAGAACCCTCGCCGCGCGAAACCCGGACGGTCACCCTGATGACCCACGATTCCTTCGCGATCAGCGAAACCGCGTTGCAGGAGTTCGAAGCCGCGACGGGCGCCAAGCTGGCCGTTCTGGAAAGCGGCGATGCCGGAGCCGCGCTGAACAAGGCGATCCTCACCAAGCAGGCACCGCTGGCGGACGTTTTCTTCGGCGTCGACAATACCTTTCTCGCCCGCGCCCTGGAGGAAGGGGTTTTCGAAACCTATGCCTCGCCGCGGTTGGATTCAATTCCCGCCGAATACCGGCTGGATCCGGGCAACCGCGCTCTGCCGGTCGATTACGGAGACGTGTGCATAAATTACGACCGGGATTGGTTCGCCGCGCATTCCCTGGACGTACCCGGATCGCTCGAGGACTTGGCCGAGGAGGAATACCGGGGCTTGCTGGTGGTCGAGAATCCGTTCACATCCTCGCCTGGATTGGCGTTTCTCCTGGCGACCGTGGCGCATTTCGGGCCGGACGGATTCGCGGATTATTGGGGATCCTTGAAGTCCAACGGAACCGTGGTCGTCGACGGATGGGAGACCGCGTATTACACGAATTTCAGCGCGTCCTCCGGAAAGGGGTTTCAGCCGATGGTGGTTTCATACGCCACCAGCCCGGCCTTCGAATTCCTGTACGCCGACCCGCCGCGGGATGAGCCGCCGACCGCCTCCCTGCTCGGCCCGGAGATGTGCTTCCGCCAGATCGAATTCGCCGGCATCCTGGCCGGGACCGAACAGCGGGACCTCGCGGAAAAATTGGTCGAATTTCTTTTAAGCCGGACCTTCCAGGAGGATATCCCGCTGCAGATGGCGATGTTCCCGGTGAATCCGGATGCGGTTCTGCCCGAAGCCTTCCTGCGTTTCGCGCCCTTGCCCGCGGAGCCCGCGGTTCTCGCGCCGGAGGAGATCGCGGCGCACCGGGAGGAATGGATGAATGTATGGAAAGGCGTAATGCTGTCGTAGGGCGGGCGGCGTTGTTCGGAGCAAGACGGCCGGCCTGGTTTTTCAGGATCGTGCAGTGGATTCCGGCTGTCGCGTTTATCGGCCTGTTCTTCTACTATCCGCTGGCGGCGGTTCTGCGGCTGGGGGTGGAGGCCGTCCTGCAGGGGGAAGCGGACGCACTGCCGCTGGGCTCCGCTTTCCGGGTCCTCGGCTTTACGGTTTTCCAGGCGGCGCTGTCGATGCTCCTCACCTTGGCCGTCGGATTGCCGGGAGCGTATCTTTTTGCCCGGTATGATTTTCCCCTCAAGCGGTTCCTGCGGGCGTTTTCGATCGTCCCGTTCATCCTCCCCACCGTGGTGGTGGCGGCGGGATTCGAATCCCTGCTCGGACCGCGGGGATGGATCAACCTGGCGCTGCAACAAACCGGGTGGATCGGCCGGCCCATCCCGTTCCTACACACGCTGGGGGCGATCCTGCTGGCCCATGTGTTCTACAACACCTCGATCGTCCTGCGGACGGTCGGAGCGGCCTGGGAGCGTTTAGATCCGCGCTTGGGCGACGCCGCGCGCGTGCTGGGCGCCGGAAGGCGGCAGGCTTTCCGCCGGGTGACGCTTCCGCTCTTGATGCCGTCGATCCTCGCCGCGGCCTCGCTCGTGTTCCTGTTCGATTTCACCTCATTCGGAGTTATTCTGATCCTGGGAGGTCCGTCCTTCTCCACCCTGGAAGTGGAGATCTACATCCAAGCCCTGCAAGCGCTCAACCTTCCGGCGGCCGCTCTTCTTTCCATCCTGCAGATCCTCTGCAGCTTGACTCTGATCGCGGTTTCGGGGCGGCTTGCCCGGCGGATGGAGGCCGCATCGGCGCGGGTCGGAATCCGCGCCGCACGCAAGCCCGCTTCCACGGCTGAATGGATCCTGGCCGCATCGATCCTCGCCGCACTCGCCGCGTTGTTCCTGGCGCCTCTGGCTTCGCCGGCGGCGAGGTCGCTGCTGCGGATGGACGCGGGGCTCGGCGAGCGGTCGGGGGTCCGGGCGGAATGGACGCTGGAGTATTACCGCGAGCTGTTCTATAACCGGAGGGGGACCGCGTTCTTCGCCACCCCACTCGAGATGGCGGGGAATTCCCTGCTGGCGGCCGCGGCGACGGCGGCCTTCGCCCTGGCCTTTGGAATACCGGCGGCGGCTTTGCTTTCCCGTCCGACACGGATCGACCGCGCGCTCGAGCCGTTGCTCCTGCTCCCGCTCGGAACCTCGGCCGTCACCCTCGGTTTGGGCATGCTGATCGTCTTTTCCCGGCCGCCGTGGAATTGGATCCGTTCGCCGGCGATGATACCAGTCGCCCATACCTTGGTCGCGTTCCCCTTCGTGGTCCGCGGATTGAAGCCCGCCTTTGCCGGAATCCCGGAGCGGCTGCGCGAAGCCGCCGCCGTCCTGGGCGCTTCACCGTGGATGGTGTGGCGCACGGTGGTGTTCCCGATCGCACTGCGGGCGGTTCTCTCCTCCGCGGCGTTCGCCTTCGCCGTCTCGCTCGGCGAATTCGGCGCAACCTCGATCATCGTCCGCCCGGATTTCCCGACCATGCCGGTCGGGATCTACCGGCTGCTCTCCCAGCCCGGCGGATTGAACTACGGCCAGGCGATGGCGATGACCACCCTGCTGATGCTCTTTTGCGCCGCGGCGGTGATGTTCATCGAATGGGAACATCAACCGGCAAAACCTGCCTGAAGTGCGCCAGAACATCAATCGCATGGCAAATGGGGGGGGGACAACAGGGGGAGGGGGGCGTAGGAAGGAAAAAAAACTAGCCATGCTCGAATTAGTCGATATCCATAAAAATTATGAAGCCAGGCCGCTGCTGGCAGGGGTAAACCTGGCGGTCGCAGAAGGCGAAACGGTCTGCCTGCTCGGCTCCTCCGGCAGCGGGAAAAGCACGCTGCTGCGGATCGTTGCCGGCTTGGAGCAACCCGATTCCGGGCGAGTGCTGTGGGACGGCGAAGACCTCTCCCGCGTTCCGGCGCACCGCCGCGGATTCGGATTGATGTTCCAGGATTACGCTCTGTTCCCGCATTTAAACGTCGCCGAAAACGTCGCGTTCGGATTGCGCATGCAGAATCAGCCTGAAGATCGGATCCGGTCGGAAACACAGGCGGCGCTCCGCAGGGTGGATTTGGAGGGGTTTGCCCGGCGGGCGATGGCCGGTCTTTCCGGGGGGGAGCAGCAACGGGTGGCGTTGGCGCGCACGCTCGCTCCCCGCCCGAGGCTGTTGATGCTCGACGAGCCGCTCGGCGCGCTGGACAGGGCCCTGCGCGAGCAGTTGGCCGATCAGTTGCGCCGCTTGCTGGCGGACTTGCGGATCCCCTCGCTGTACGTCACGCACGATCAGGAGGAGGCGTTCGCCGTGGCGCAGCGCGTGGCGTTGCTGCACGAAGGGCGGATCGTGCAGGCGGATTCGCCGGAGAACCTTGTCAACTATCCGGCTTCAAAATGGGCGGCGAATTTCCTCGGGCTGGGGAACCTTCTGCGCGCCGGGGTCCGGAAGGTTCGGCCGTTGACGGTTCGCACTCCGCTGGGCGAATTCGAGGCGGAGTGCCGTGGGCCGCGGCCGGTTGCGGGGGACGAGGGATGGATCCTGCTTCCGCCCGGCGGAGGAGTTCTGCGGCGCGGCGGTTCGGCCGCCGCCGGCGAGATCCGGGGAGAGGTGATCGAATCGGTTTGGCGGGGCGGCGCCTACCGGATCCTCTTGCGTTGCGGCGGGGAAAGGGAGATCTTCTGCAACGACATCCGTCCGGCGGAGGAGGGAGAGCGGCGTATTTGGCGGCCCGGGAAAGGATTTTGGATTCGGGGATAAAACGGAAAAGGCGGCCCGATCCGGGCCGCCCGAGGATAT
This DNA window, taken from Anaerolineales bacterium, encodes the following:
- a CDS encoding ABC transporter ATP-binding protein, whose amino-acid sequence is MLELVDIHKNYEARPLLAGVNLAVAEGETVCLLGSSGSGKSTLLRIVAGLEQPDSGRVLWDGEDLSRVPAHRRGFGLMFQDYALFPHLNVAENVAFGLRMQNQPEDRIRSETQAALRRVDLEGFARRAMAGLSGGEQQRVALARTLAPRPRLLMLDEPLGALDRALREQLADQLRRLLADLRIPSLYVTHDQEEAFAVAQRVALLHEGRIVQADSPENLVNYPASKWAANFLGLGNLLRAGVRKVRPLTVRTPLGEFEAECRGPRPVAGDEGWILLPPGGGVLRRGGSAAAGEIRGEVIESVWRGGAYRILLRCGGEREIFCNDIRPAEEGERRIWRPGKGFWIRG
- a CDS encoding aminopeptidase P family protein → MKQDLDRLMQERDLDALWITGPANHNPSMVYFTGVANITRADLIKKRGDPPVLFHYPMEREEAARTGLRCRNLGDFRLGEILKEAGGDPSKAGAIRMARIFRELDVSGRVAVGGNVELSGAYALLAKLPSQAPDIRLVGEGGDPILLRARATKSAEEIERVRSIGRVSTAVIAEAAEFLASHSARGSTLVGRDGERLTIGKMKAFIRLRLAERGAEAPEGLIFAQGRDAAIPHSTGTDADPVEAGKTIVFDLFPCEMGGGYFYDVTRTWCPGFATEEAERLYEQVRQAYADAEGKIRAGVPANQVQPAVCDLFESMGHPTIRTDPQTECGYVHTVGHGVGLDVHESPSFLYAESNRDVVEKGAVFTIEPGLYYPEREMGVRLENTVWVRPDGAVEVVAPYPMDLVLPLRKGPKGRAADRIRTPVRRARRAARTASGKRKTGRRPG
- a CDS encoding thiamine diphosphokinase is translated as MPTNRAVIFANGILPNVPAAQRLLREGDFWIAADGGCRHALACGRAPDVLVGDLDSIPNGIRQTLDRAGTVVKSFPAEKNETDLELAIRFAVREGFAAVLILGGLGGRTDQTLANLALLFDAELAGINIRIDDGREEAVRVWKRTMLRGAPGDTVSLLAWGVPAEGVTTEGLKYPLSGERLLPHKTRGISNCMLADEAAVTVQKGALLCIHTRSNIKPASM
- a CDS encoding iron ABC transporter permease, whose translation is MERRNAVVGRAALFGARRPAWFFRIVQWIPAVAFIGLFFYYPLAAVLRLGVEAVLQGEADALPLGSAFRVLGFTVFQAALSMLLTLAVGLPGAYLFARYDFPLKRFLRAFSIVPFILPTVVVAAGFESLLGPRGWINLALQQTGWIGRPIPFLHTLGAILLAHVFYNTSIVLRTVGAAWERLDPRLGDAARVLGAGRRQAFRRVTLPLLMPSILAAASLVFLFDFTSFGVILILGGPSFSTLEVEIYIQALQALNLPAAALLSILQILCSLTLIAVSGRLARRMEAASARVGIRAARKPASTAEWILAASILAALAALFLAPLASPAARSLLRMDAGLGERSGVRAEWTLEYYRELFYNRRGTAFFATPLEMAGNSLLAAAATAAFALAFGIPAAALLSRPTRIDRALEPLLLLPLGTSAVTLGLGMLIVFSRPPWNWIRSPAMIPVAHTLVAFPFVVRGLKPAFAGIPERLREAAAVLGASPWMVWRTVVFPIALRAVLSSAAFAFAVSLGEFGATSIIVRPDFPTMPVGIYRLLSQPGGLNYGQAMAMTTLLMLFCAAAVMFIEWEHQPAKPA
- the tsaD gene encoding tRNA (adenosine(37)-N6)-threonylcarbamoyltransferase complex transferase subunit TsaD, with the protein product MSPSKVPIAEVRILGIETSCDDTGAAVVADGVRILSNVLLSQSELHARYGGVFPEMASRSHVETIEPAVRRALEEAHLTVGELDAVAVTRGPGLAGSLVVGVNAAKGLALAADLPLLGIHHLEAHIHSLWLGREEEDLFPALCLIVSGGHSDLYVMEGHGRYRRLGGTLDDAAGEAFDKVARLLGLPYPGGPAIEEAARDGDPESIRFPRAWLEDSWDFSFSGLKTAVLREVRRLQPDIAAGVDAPTPGLPVPNLAAAFQAAVVDVLAQKTVKAARETAAKEILVAGGVSANQALRGALQRTAPCPVRVPPLELCTDNAAMVAAAGYFRFQAGHRTSLNADVEPDWELVEA
- a CDS encoding thiamine ABC transporter substrate-binding protein, whose amino-acid sequence is MHSHAIEHQTRKHVGLGRCLPAVLGTSVLPLILLAGCAAPAAEPSPRETRTVTLMTHDSFAISETALQEFEAATGAKLAVLESGDAGAALNKAILTKQAPLADVFFGVDNTFLARALEEGVFETYASPRLDSIPAEYRLDPGNRALPVDYGDVCINYDRDWFAAHSLDVPGSLEDLAEEEYRGLLVVENPFTSSPGLAFLLATVAHFGPDGFADYWGSLKSNGTVVVDGWETAYYTNFSASSGKGFQPMVVSYATSPAFEFLYADPPRDEPPTASLLGPEMCFRQIEFAGILAGTEQRDLAEKLVEFLLSRTFQEDIPLQMAMFPVNPDAVLPEAFLRFAPLPAEPAVLAPEEIAAHREEWMNVWKGVMLS